In a single window of the Halomicroarcula saliterrae genome:
- a CDS encoding DUF7537 family lipoprotein, which yields MQPPFTHRSLVVLLALLALGAGCQAPPSGPTTETEPGTPANGASVPQSFLDSHEPTVRVAGSATVNRTTLITRPVANGTESETLTQTTLLRVAFERGRAFERLDPLGGDGIVRYRTENGTTYERYAGGELYYGPQRSQPINESEALTPMLVADSALERRGPGTVDGVSGTVYVVTSFSALGEGVYDSVDPETVTAFNATYVVDERGYVAYQRLRFTVERESGTLTVTESVRTSEVGSTSVEPPAWLDEARAQAAARE from the coding sequence GTGCAACCGCCGTTCACTCACCGTTCACTCGTCGTCCTGCTCGCGCTGCTCGCCCTCGGCGCCGGCTGTCAGGCCCCGCCGTCCGGTCCGACGACCGAGACCGAGCCGGGCACGCCCGCGAACGGGGCGTCAGTACCCCAGTCGTTCCTCGACAGCCACGAACCGACGGTTCGGGTTGCGGGCAGCGCGACCGTCAATCGCACCACCCTCATCACACGGCCCGTTGCGAACGGAACCGAGTCGGAAACGCTGACCCAGACCACGCTGCTGCGGGTAGCGTTCGAGCGCGGGCGGGCCTTCGAGCGCCTCGACCCCCTGGGCGGTGACGGCATCGTCCGCTACCGAACCGAGAACGGAACGACGTACGAGCGGTACGCTGGCGGCGAGCTGTACTACGGCCCGCAGCGAAGTCAGCCGATAAACGAGAGCGAGGCGCTCACCCCGATGCTGGTGGCCGACTCGGCGCTCGAACGGCGCGGACCCGGAACGGTCGACGGTGTCAGCGGAACGGTGTACGTCGTCACGTCCTTTTCGGCCCTCGGCGAAGGCGTCTACGACAGCGTCGACCCGGAAACGGTGACCGCGTTCAACGCGACCTACGTCGTCGACGAGCGCGGCTACGTGGCCTACCAGCGGCTGCGCTTCACCGTCGAGCGCGAGAGCGGGACCCTGACGGTCACCGAGTCGGTCCGGACGAGCGAGGTCGGGTCCACGTCGGTCGAGCCGCCGGCGTGGCTCGACGAGGCGAGAGCCCAGGCGGCGGCACGCGAGTAG
- a CDS encoding uracil-DNA glycosylase family protein gives MKNITATLHNPFGFEPPCEPFVPGYGDANADFHVIGDNPRVHGGSESGIPFTGTPAAERLQRALVAGGLLSESGTPPTVEKTYLSYLFLCGDRDPTEDDYADHEPLFDTEVRAITSHVLLPVGERATRHVFANMTAERADDVEMETLHATEVRGSGWLVYPIKEPAEWTDDDEEALVAALTALLATDYRQEAELGRFLPGDDVWRVR, from the coding sequence GTGAAGAACATCACGGCAACGCTGCACAACCCGTTTGGCTTCGAGCCGCCGTGTGAGCCGTTCGTTCCGGGGTACGGCGACGCGAACGCGGACTTCCACGTCATCGGCGACAACCCACGGGTCCACGGCGGCAGCGAGTCGGGCATCCCGTTTACCGGGACCCCGGCCGCCGAGCGACTCCAGCGAGCGCTCGTGGCGGGCGGCCTCCTCTCCGAGTCCGGCACGCCGCCGACTGTCGAGAAGACGTACCTCTCGTATCTGTTCCTCTGTGGGGACCGCGACCCGACCGAGGACGACTACGCCGACCACGAGCCCCTCTTCGATACGGAGGTACGGGCGATCACCTCCCACGTCCTCCTTCCGGTCGGCGAACGGGCGACCAGACACGTCTTCGCGAACATGACCGCCGAGCGCGCCGACGACGTGGAGATGGAGACGCTCCACGCGACGGAGGTCCGTGGCAGCGGCTGGCTCGTCTACCCCATCAAGGAACCCGCCGAGTGGACCGACGACGACGAGGAGGCGCTGGTGGCCGCCCTGACGGCGTTACTGGCGACGGACTACCGCCAGGAGGCGGAGCTCGGTCGGTTCCTCCCCGGCGACGACGTCTGGCGGGTTCGGTGA
- a CDS encoding helix-turn-helix transcriptional regulator: MEETLAEIEFLALSPNRVTVLERLAEGGHSRSELAEATGASQATLGRILGDFEERDWVTRTAGGYAATATGRLVAEGFRDLLDVMAAERELRSVVTYLPTEAMEFDFRSLADANIVTPTETRPNAPLQRLLALLREADSVTAFSHALNDQSLSVVADRLGEQAFEAVLTRGAVDSLTADDGLRERLRTVVAAESAGIRVYDGEIPLAVTIADDVVNLLVRDDRGVVQASVDTANPAVMEWAERRYEHYRGRSEPLTLDSLGE, from the coding sequence ATGGAGGAGACGCTGGCGGAAATCGAGTTCCTCGCGCTCTCGCCGAACCGGGTCACGGTTCTGGAACGCCTCGCCGAAGGGGGCCACAGTCGGTCCGAACTGGCCGAAGCGACCGGCGCCTCTCAGGCCACGCTCGGCCGGATACTCGGTGACTTCGAGGAGCGCGACTGGGTGACCCGAACCGCGGGCGGCTACGCCGCGACGGCGACGGGCCGGCTGGTCGCCGAGGGGTTCCGGGACCTGCTCGACGTGATGGCCGCAGAACGCGAGCTTCGCAGCGTCGTCACCTACCTCCCGACAGAGGCGATGGAGTTCGACTTCCGCTCGCTCGCCGACGCGAACATCGTCACGCCGACGGAGACACGACCCAACGCGCCGCTCCAGCGGCTGCTGGCGCTCCTGCGGGAAGCCGACTCCGTGACGGCGTTCTCCCACGCGCTCAACGACCAGAGTCTCTCCGTCGTCGCGGACCGACTCGGCGAGCAGGCGTTCGAGGCGGTGCTCACGCGCGGGGCGGTCGACTCGCTGACCGCGGACGACGGGCTCAGGGAGCGGCTCCGGACCGTCGTCGCCGCCGAATCGGCGGGTATCAGGGTGTACGACGGCGAGATACCGCTGGCCGTCACTATCGCCGACGACGTCGTGAACCTCCTGGTGCGGGACGACCGCGGGGTGGTACAGGCCTCGGTCGACACCGCGAACCCCGCGGTCATGGAGTGGGCCGAACGGCGGTACGAACACTACCGCGGGCGGTCCGAGCCGCTGACGCTCGACTCGCTCGGCGAGTAG
- a CDS encoding DMT family transporter, with protein sequence MVSRKPLLLGLVVSVLFGGTFVATKAGLAHFPPLLFVALRYDVAAVVLGAYVLVTRSGSELVPRTRGDVAGILATGLVALGLTNALLFVGQADATSAVGAILFSLNPILTPVFAALLLADERLSTRGAVGLAVGLVGVALVVDPDPAMFASGGLGKLLLFGGAVTGALGSVLVRRSDGTLDSTVRTAWGLPVGAALSHALSLGAGESVATVQWGLPALLALGYVGVFAGAIAYVAYFGLLDAAGATQANLVFYVVPVVSTLGGWALLGETVSPLAGVGFLVVFAGFAILGSESFSNPFSGGPGRRQTGHVDAD encoded by the coding sequence TTGGTATCACGTAAGCCCCTCCTGCTCGGTCTGGTCGTGAGTGTCCTCTTTGGCGGGACCTTCGTGGCGACGAAGGCCGGCCTGGCCCACTTCCCGCCGTTGCTGTTCGTTGCGCTGCGGTACGACGTCGCAGCGGTGGTGCTGGGGGCCTACGTACTGGTGACGCGCAGCGGGTCGGAACTCGTCCCGCGGACCCGCGGCGACGTGGCCGGCATCCTCGCGACCGGGCTCGTCGCGCTCGGCCTGACCAACGCCCTGCTGTTCGTCGGCCAGGCCGACGCCACCAGCGCCGTCGGTGCTATCCTCTTCAGCCTCAACCCCATCTTGACGCCGGTCTTCGCGGCCCTCCTGCTCGCCGACGAACGGCTGTCCACCCGGGGGGCGGTCGGTCTGGCCGTCGGACTCGTCGGCGTCGCGCTGGTCGTCGACCCCGACCCGGCGATGTTCGCGAGCGGCGGCCTCGGCAAGCTGCTCCTCTTTGGCGGCGCAGTCACCGGTGCGCTGGGGAGCGTCCTCGTGCGCCGGAGCGACGGGACGCTCGACAGCACCGTCCGCACCGCCTGGGGGCTGCCGGTCGGCGCGGCGCTCTCTCACGCCCTCAGCCTGGGCGCGGGCGAGTCAGTCGCGACGGTGCAGTGGGGTCTCCCGGCGTTGCTCGCGCTCGGCTACGTCGGTGTCTTCGCCGGGGCCATCGCCTACGTGGCCTACTTCGGCCTGCTCGACGCCGCCGGGGCGACGCAGGCGAACTTGGTCTTCTACGTCGTCCCGGTAGTCTCGACGCTCGGTGGCTGGGCGCTGCTCGGCGAGACCGTCTCACCGCTCGCCGGCGTCGGCTTCCTCGTCGTGTTCGCCGGCTTCGCGATACTCGGGAGCGAGTCGTTCTCCAACCCGTTTTCGGGCGGTCCGGGCCGGAGACAGACGGGCCACGTCGACGCCGATTAG
- a CDS encoding DUF555 domain-containing protein, which translates to MDCRVVVEAAVPVYDVGTADEAVRIAISKTGEMLNPDLNYVEINMGERHCPHCDETLEPAFIAADESLVALELEMTVFNVERDEHASRIARKEIGQRLTNIPLDIVEIEQLPEEDEETTEDEEAEEDEILPEFEDLIDE; encoded by the coding sequence ATGGACTGCAGAGTTGTCGTCGAGGCCGCTGTCCCGGTCTACGACGTGGGGACGGCCGACGAGGCCGTCCGAATCGCCATCTCGAAGACTGGCGAGATGCTCAATCCGGACCTGAACTACGTCGAGATAAACATGGGCGAACGCCACTGCCCGCACTGCGACGAGACGCTCGAACCGGCCTTCATCGCGGCCGACGAGAGCCTCGTGGCGCTCGAACTGGAGATGACGGTGTTCAACGTCGAACGCGACGAACACGCCTCCCGTATCGCCCGCAAGGAGATCGGTCAGCGCCTCACTAACATCCCGCTCGACATCGTGGAGATAGAGCAACTCCCCGAAGAGGACGAGGAGACGACGGAGGACGAGGAGGCGGAGGAAGACGAAATCCTCCCGGAGTTCGAGGACCTCATCGACGAGTGA
- a CDS encoding UPF0058 family protein, producing the protein MKKQELIHLHGLLAQVQNHYEAESGSEVEHDEYAELGVKPTSIHKSKTDHKAAVFAIAKGITSEMTADEKEPVSAAAD; encoded by the coding sequence ATGAAGAAGCAGGAGCTTATTCACCTTCACGGCCTGCTTGCACAAGTACAGAACCACTACGAAGCGGAGTCGGGTTCCGAAGTGGAACACGACGAATACGCGGAACTCGGTGTCAAACCGACATCGATTCACAAGTCGAAGACGGACCACAAGGCCGCCGTCTTCGCTATCGCGAAGGGCATCACCTCTGAGATGACCGCCGACGAGAAAGAGCCGGTTTCTGCCGCCGCGGACTGA
- a CDS encoding translation initiation factor IF-2 subunit beta, with protein MDYDDMLDRAASETSDVTGTDERLTVPDPDVRQEGNVTVVENFQTLCNRLDRTPDHLLQFLQREVGTSGHIDESGRARITGSFDAARIGDAIESYIEGFVRCPECGLPDTRLETEGDVTLLRCEACGARSGTGGDR; from the coding sequence ATGGACTACGACGACATGCTCGACAGAGCAGCGAGTGAAACGTCCGACGTGACCGGCACGGACGAACGGCTCACTGTTCCCGACCCCGACGTGCGACAGGAGGGGAACGTCACCGTCGTCGAGAACTTCCAGACGCTGTGTAACCGCCTCGACCGCACGCCGGACCACCTCCTGCAGTTCCTCCAGCGGGAGGTCGGCACCAGCGGACACATCGACGAGAGCGGCCGAGCCCGGATAACCGGTTCCTTCGACGCGGCCCGCATCGGCGACGCCATCGAGAGTTACATCGAGGGGTTCGTGCGCTGCCCTGAATGCGGGCTGCCCGATACGCGACTGGAGACGGAGGGCGACGTGACGCTGTTGCGCTGTGAGGCCTGTGGGGCGCGGTCCGGCACCGGTGGCGACCGCTAG
- a CDS encoding transcription initiation factor IIB, protein MSESPVRSNTRERTQNEEEVTEETTEKQDVCPECGGNVATDTEHGETVCKDCGLVIEEDSIDRGPEWRAFDSAERDRKSRVGAPTTNMMHDKGLSTNIGWQNKDAYGRSLSSEQRQKIQRLRTWNERFRTRDSKERNLKQALGEIDRMASALGLPQNVRETASVIYRRALGDDLLPGRSIEGVATSALYASARMAGSPRSLDEMAVVSRVDKMELTRTYRYIVRELNLEVQPADPEQYLPRFVSDLELTDETERRARELIERARKGGLLSGKSPVGLAAAAVYAAALLTNDKVTQSEVSDVASISEVTIRNRYKELLEAEDVPA, encoded by the coding sequence ATGAGTGAATCACCAGTACGCAGCAACACGAGGGAACGAACACAGAACGAGGAGGAAGTCACCGAGGAGACGACCGAAAAGCAGGACGTGTGTCCGGAGTGTGGCGGCAACGTCGCGACGGACACGGAACACGGCGAGACGGTCTGTAAGGACTGCGGACTCGTCATCGAGGAGGACAGCATCGACCGCGGCCCCGAGTGGCGCGCGTTCGACTCGGCGGAGCGCGACCGCAAATCGCGGGTAGGCGCTCCGACGACGAACATGATGCACGACAAGGGCCTCTCGACCAACATCGGCTGGCAGAACAAGGACGCCTACGGGCGCTCCCTGTCCAGCGAGCAGCGCCAGAAGATACAGCGCCTGCGCACGTGGAACGAGCGGTTCCGGACGCGGGACTCCAAGGAGCGCAACCTCAAGCAGGCCCTGGGCGAGATAGACCGCATGGCCTCCGCGCTGGGCCTGCCCCAGAACGTCCGCGAGACGGCCAGCGTCATCTACCGACGGGCGCTGGGCGACGACCTGCTCCCGGGCCGCTCCATCGAGGGCGTGGCGACGTCGGCGCTGTACGCATCCGCCCGGATGGCCGGCAGTCCCCGGAGCCTCGACGAGATGGCCGTGGTCTCCCGGGTCGATAAGATGGAGCTTACTCGGACGTACCGCTACATCGTCCGCGAGCTCAACCTCGAAGTCCAGCCCGCCGACCCCGAGCAGTATCTGCCCCGGTTCGTCTCGGACCTGGAGCTGACCGACGAGACCGAACGCCGGGCCCGCGAACTCATCGAGCGCGCCCGCAAGGGCGGACTGCTCTCGGGCAAATCGCCCGTCGGGCTCGCCGCCGCCGCGGTGTACGCGGCCGCCCTCCTCACCAACGACAAGGTGACCCAGAGCGAGGTCAGCGACGTGGCCAGCATCTCCGAGGTCACCATCCGCAACCGCTACAAGGAACTCCTCGAAGCCGAGGACGTTCCGGCCTGA
- a CDS encoding DUF7282 domain-containing protein: MGQRILTALIALTVVTSGLAGVTAAETGTERAQQGDAASVTFANQTTGGDTVTVDSVTLPQGGYVTVHDATLGDDALGSVAGTSQYLEPGTYENVTVTLTDEASAGTYTAMAHQETDGDRTYEFVASNGQTDGPYTADGGAVVDSAAVSVSASVSMADQPTTGDSVVVDRVVLSEGGFVTVHDASVTEGAVFESIRGTSTYLEAGVHEDVRVELDDSVTENTTLVPMAHRDTDGDETYTFDTSEGGADGPYTAGEDPVVDTAAVTVTDTATATMSDQVTGGNAVTVDSVFVPEGGFVTIHDSSLDDGDTFDSVRGTSMYLEPGYHTDVRVTLDSAVTNDTSLIAMPHMDTDGDESYTFVESSGGADGPYTNSAGIVTDAANVTVSASVSIADQSSDGTTVVIDRVDVSEGGFVAVHDATLNDGAVFDSVVGHSDYLDAGVHENVSVTLDERLTSGQTLIAMPHVDSDGDESYTFVESEGGADGPYTATGDPVVDAASVTIPASLGFESQTTDGESVTVDSVTLQDGGFVTVHDASVTEGAVFESIRGTSMYLGPGTHENVTVTLDQPISEETTLVPMAHRDTDGDESYSFPESEGSADGPYVAGGAPVVASASVTVQTMDDGDMDQDMGEEQMTGEQMTGEQMTAESMTEGTDVNTTGGSGPGFTVIVALLAVVAAALLAARSQQ; encoded by the coding sequence ATGGGACAACGAATCCTGACAGCACTGATCGCACTCACCGTCGTCACCTCCGGCCTCGCCGGCGTGACCGCGGCCGAGACCGGTACCGAACGGGCACAGCAGGGGGACGCTGCCAGTGTCACGTTCGCGAACCAGACCACCGGCGGCGACACCGTCACCGTCGACTCGGTGACGCTCCCCCAGGGCGGCTACGTCACCGTCCACGACGCGACGCTCGGCGACGACGCCCTCGGTAGCGTCGCGGGCACCTCGCAGTACCTCGAACCGGGCACGTACGAGAACGTCACCGTGACGCTCACCGACGAGGCGAGCGCGGGCACCTACACCGCGATGGCCCACCAGGAGACCGACGGCGACCGAACCTACGAGTTCGTCGCCTCGAACGGTCAGACCGACGGCCCCTACACCGCTGACGGCGGCGCCGTCGTCGACAGCGCCGCGGTGTCGGTGTCGGCCTCCGTCTCGATGGCCGACCAGCCGACCACCGGCGACAGCGTCGTCGTCGACCGCGTCGTCCTGAGCGAGGGCGGCTTCGTGACGGTGCACGACGCCTCCGTCACCGAAGGGGCCGTCTTCGAGAGCATCCGCGGCACCTCGACGTACCTCGAAGCCGGCGTCCACGAGGACGTGCGCGTCGAACTCGACGACTCCGTGACCGAGAACACCACGCTGGTCCCGATGGCCCACCGCGACACCGACGGCGACGAGACCTACACCTTCGATACGAGCGAAGGCGGCGCCGACGGTCCCTACACCGCTGGTGAGGATCCCGTCGTCGACACGGCCGCGGTGACGGTCACCGACACCGCGACGGCGACCATGTCCGACCAGGTCACCGGCGGCAACGCGGTGACGGTCGACTCGGTGTTCGTCCCCGAGGGCGGCTTCGTCACGATTCACGACAGTTCGCTCGACGACGGCGACACCTTCGACAGCGTTCGGGGCACCTCGATGTACCTCGAACCCGGCTACCACACTGACGTGCGGGTCACGCTCGACAGCGCTGTGACGAACGACACGTCGCTCATCGCGATGCCGCACATGGACACCGACGGGGACGAGAGCTACACCTTCGTCGAGAGCAGCGGGGGCGCCGACGGTCCCTACACGAACAGCGCCGGTATCGTCACCGACGCGGCGAACGTGACGGTGTCGGCGTCGGTCAGCATCGCCGACCAGTCCAGCGACGGCACGACCGTCGTCATCGACCGGGTCGACGTGAGCGAGGGCGGCTTCGTGGCCGTCCACGACGCGACGCTGAACGACGGCGCCGTCTTCGACAGCGTCGTCGGCCACTCCGACTACCTCGACGCGGGCGTCCACGAGAACGTCAGCGTGACGCTCGACGAGCGACTCACCAGCGGGCAGACGCTCATCGCGATGCCGCACGTGGACAGTGACGGCGACGAGAGCTACACCTTCGTCGAGAGCGAGGGCGGCGCCGACGGCCCGTACACGGCCACCGGTGATCCCGTCGTCGACGCAGCTAGCGTCACCATCCCCGCGAGCCTCGGCTTCGAGTCCCAGACCACCGACGGCGAGTCGGTGACCGTCGATTCGGTCACGCTTCAGGACGGCGGCTTCGTGACGGTGCACGACGCCTCCGTCACCGAGGGCGCGGTCTTCGAGAGCATCCGGGGCACGTCGATGTACCTCGGCCCGGGCACCCACGAGAACGTCACTGTCACGCTCGACCAGCCCATCAGCGAGGAGACGACCCTCGTCCCGATGGCCCACCGCGACACCGACGGTGACGAGAGCTACAGCTTCCCCGAGAGCGAGGGGAGCGCAGACGGCCCCTACGTCGCTGGCGGGGCGCCCGTCGTGGCCTCCGCGTCCGTGACCGTCCAGACGATGGACGACGGCGACATGGACCAGGACATGGGTGAGGAACAGATGACCGGCGAGCAGATGACCGGCGAACAGATGACCGCCGAATCGATGACCGAGGGCACCGACGTGAACACGACCGGCGGCTCCGGTCCCGGCTTCACCGTTATAGTCGCGCTACTGGCTGTCGTCGCCGCGGCACTGCTGGCCGCTCGCAGCCAGCAGTAG
- a CDS encoding ArsR/SmtB family transcription factor — translation MEAVLWYVLTSTRGGANRIRILRALDNRPRNANKLAEELELDYKTVRHHLEVLEDNDILTDSGDDYGAVYLPTDRVRNYWDTVEQIMEAAE, via the coding sequence ATGGAGGCCGTGTTGTGGTACGTCCTGACGAGTACGCGGGGCGGAGCCAACCGTATCCGGATTCTGCGGGCGCTCGACAACAGGCCTCGGAACGCCAACAAACTGGCCGAGGAGCTGGAACTGGACTACAAGACGGTCCGGCACCACCTCGAAGTGCTCGAGGACAACGACATCCTCACCGACAGCGGCGACGACTACGGCGCGGTGTACCTGCCGACGGACCGCGTGCGCAACTACTGGGACACGGTCGAGCAGATTATGGAGGCAGCAGAGTGA
- a CDS encoding DUF357 domain-containing protein: MPADITEKTDRYEGLLAEALDAADIAPPEGTPMHDAAGDCAEMAAAYLEDGRHFRDEDDLVNALASFSYGHAWLDAGARIGLFDVPTEGHLFTQ; the protein is encoded by the coding sequence ATGCCCGCCGACATCACCGAGAAGACCGACCGCTACGAGGGACTGCTCGCCGAAGCGCTCGACGCCGCCGACATCGCGCCGCCGGAGGGAACGCCGATGCACGACGCCGCCGGAGACTGTGCGGAGATGGCCGCGGCGTATCTGGAGGACGGCCGCCACTTCCGGGACGAGGACGACCTCGTCAACGCGCTCGCGTCGTTCTCCTACGGGCACGCGTGGCTGGACGCGGGCGCACGTATCGGACTGTTCGACGTGCCGACCGAGGGCCACCTGTTCACGCAGTAA
- a CDS encoding NAD(P)/FAD-dependent oxidoreductase: MTDDVIDHRRLIVAGTGIAGLTAAIYAARSNNDPLVLEGDEPGGQLTLTSEVENYPGFPEGLSGPDLINKMKEQAAQFGSELEHGVVESVTGEERPFRVELSNGDVYTCDAFIAASGASARTLGVPGEDELMGYGVSTCATCDGAFFRGEDMLVVGGGDAAMEEAHFLTKFADTVYIAHRREEFRAEDYWIDKVQKKVESGEIEIMRNTELLEMHGSPEDGVDHVTLARNESGHPSEKLDEDETEQFDFDVGAVFIAIGHTPNTDYLEDTDVELDETGYIVAKGGKGGGQTATDVEGIFGAGDVVDYHYQQAVTAAGMGCKAAIDADEYLEDLPETEAESEAAAEADD; this comes from the coding sequence ATGACAGACGACGTTATCGACCACCGACGACTCATCGTCGCGGGAACCGGTATCGCCGGACTCACAGCGGCCATCTACGCGGCACGGAGCAACAACGACCCCCTCGTGCTGGAGGGGGACGAACCGGGCGGCCAGCTCACGCTGACGAGCGAGGTCGAGAACTACCCCGGGTTCCCCGAGGGGCTGTCGGGACCGGACCTCATAAACAAGATGAAAGAGCAGGCCGCGCAGTTCGGCTCCGAACTCGAACACGGCGTCGTCGAGTCCGTCACGGGCGAGGAGCGCCCGTTCCGCGTCGAGCTCTCGAACGGCGACGTCTACACCTGTGACGCGTTCATCGCCGCCTCGGGCGCCAGCGCCCGCACGCTGGGCGTGCCCGGCGAGGACGAGCTGATGGGCTACGGCGTCTCGACGTGTGCGACCTGTGACGGCGCGTTCTTCCGCGGCGAGGACATGCTCGTCGTCGGCGGCGGTGACGCGGCCATGGAGGAGGCCCACTTCCTCACGAAGTTCGCCGACACCGTCTACATCGCCCACCGCCGCGAGGAGTTCCGCGCCGAGGACTACTGGATAGACAAAGTCCAGAAGAAAGTCGAGTCGGGCGAGATAGAGATCATGCGCAACACCGAGCTGCTGGAGATGCACGGCTCCCCCGAGGACGGCGTCGACCACGTCACGCTCGCGCGCAACGAGTCGGGCCACCCCAGCGAGAAGCTGGACGAGGACGAGACAGAGCAGTTCGACTTCGACGTGGGCGCGGTCTTTATCGCCATCGGCCACACGCCAAACACCGACTACCTCGAAGACACGGACGTGGAACTGGACGAGACCGGCTACATCGTCGCGAAGGGCGGCAAGGGCGGCGGCCAGACCGCGACGGACGTCGAGGGTATCTTCGGCGCCGGCGACGTGGTCGACTACCACTACCAGCAGGCCGTGACGGCGGCGGGGATGGGCTGCAAGGCCGCCATCGACGCCGACGAGTACCTCGAAGACCTGCCCGAAACCGAGGCGGAGTCGGAAGCCGCCGCCGAAGCCGACGACTGA
- a CDS encoding DUF5518 domain-containing protein, which yields MAEGNTLINAVIGLVASIVLSFLPFSPLFGGAVAGYLEGGDSSDGLRVGAISGVLGVVVGAVVLVLFVVVFGVFVSGTAGAQAGVLGGLGLVFLLGGSVVGVVYFVGLSAIGGSLGNYVKRNGLI from the coding sequence ATGGCAGAAGGTAATACCCTCATCAACGCGGTCATCGGCCTCGTCGCGAGCATCGTCCTGAGTTTCCTCCCCTTCTCGCCCCTCTTCGGTGGGGCAGTCGCCGGCTACTTGGAGGGCGGGGACAGTTCCGACGGACTACGAGTCGGTGCTATCTCGGGGGTCCTTGGTGTGGTCGTCGGTGCGGTCGTTCTCGTCCTGTTCGTGGTCGTCTTCGGCGTGTTTGTCTCGGGGACGGCCGGTGCACAAGCTGGGGTACTCGGCGGGCTCGGCCTCGTGTTCTTGCTCGGCGGGTCCGTCGTCGGCGTGGTGTACTTCGTCGGGCTGAGCGCCATCGGCGGCTCGCTCGGCAACTACGTGAAGCGCAATGGGCTCATCTGA